The Chryseolinea soli genome contains a region encoding:
- a CDS encoding response regulator transcription factor, translating to MKKTKILYVEDEPFLGRIVKESLESRDFEVAMITDGNDAAAAFKELLPDICVLDIMLPSKDGYAIAKEIRQIAAGMPIIFVTAKVQTEDLLRGFEVGGNDYLRKPFSMEELIVRINNLLQLTRVQKNGSSSQEVVAIGQYHFIPLRYELRLGDRTRQLSHRESTLLQALIDNKNATALRKDILLKLWGDDSFFNSRNLDVYITKLRDYLKEDPSIKIITIKGIGYHFSVG from the coding sequence ATGAAAAAAACAAAAATTCTATACGTTGAAGACGAGCCTTTCCTGGGACGCATTGTGAAGGAGAGCCTGGAGAGCCGGGATTTTGAAGTGGCCATGATCACGGATGGAAACGACGCGGCAGCAGCCTTCAAAGAATTACTTCCCGATATTTGCGTGCTCGACATCATGCTGCCTTCGAAAGACGGATACGCCATCGCCAAAGAGATCCGGCAGATCGCGGCAGGGATGCCGATCATTTTTGTGACGGCCAAAGTTCAAACCGAAGACCTGCTGAGAGGCTTTGAGGTGGGTGGTAATGATTATTTGCGAAAGCCTTTTAGCATGGAGGAGCTTATTGTGCGGATCAACAACCTGCTTCAACTTACCCGGGTTCAAAAAAATGGATCGTCCTCGCAAGAGGTCGTCGCTATCGGGCAATATCATTTTATTCCGTTGCGCTATGAACTTCGCCTGGGCGATCGCACGCGGCAACTCTCCCATCGCGAATCCACTTTGCTTCAGGCGTTAATAGATAACAAAAATGCCACAGCACTCCGGAAAGACATTCTATTGAAACTTTGGGGTGACGATTCCTTCTTCAATTCGAGAAACCTCGATGTGTACATCACAAAATTGCGCGACTATTTGAAAGAAGATCCTTCCATCAAGATCATCACCATCAAAGGGATCGGCTATCACTTTTCGGTAGGCTGA
- a CDS encoding response regulator transcription factor → MSLKILLVEDDENMRFMLQDNLEMAGYNVRPLADGQTALSAFMKEAFDLCVIDVMLPKKDGFTLATDIRKLNQQIPIVFLTARNVKEDRIQGFRIGADDYITKPFSLEEFLLRIEAILKRVYHTPTKADEQFTYPLARFTFHFNQQKIVKDDLAVELTRKEAKLLRLFCLHQNKVIERDIIQKAIWEDEGYFVGRSMDVFISRLRKIFKDDPAVSIQTIHGIGYKLEVAPQGQPTEK, encoded by the coding sequence ATGAGCCTCAAGATCCTATTGGTGGAAGACGACGAAAACATGCGCTTCATGCTGCAAGACAATCTCGAAATGGCAGGCTACAACGTGCGTCCCCTCGCCGACGGGCAAACCGCACTGAGCGCATTCATGAAAGAGGCCTTTGATCTTTGCGTGATCGACGTCATGCTCCCCAAGAAGGATGGCTTCACCCTGGCCACCGACATCCGGAAGCTCAATCAACAAATCCCCATTGTATTCCTCACGGCGCGAAACGTGAAAGAAGACCGTATACAAGGTTTCCGGATTGGGGCGGATGACTACATCACCAAGCCGTTCAGCCTCGAGGAATTTTTATTGCGCATCGAAGCGATCCTGAAGCGCGTATACCACACCCCCACCAAAGCCGACGAACAATTCACTTACCCGTTGGCCCGGTTCACGTTTCATTTCAATCAACAGAAGATCGTCAAGGATGATCTGGCCGTGGAGCTCACCCGCAAAGAAGCAAAGCTGTTGCGCTTGTTTTGTCTTCATCAAAACAAAGTGATCGAGCGCGACATCATCCAAAAAGCCATTTGGGAAGACGAAGGATATTTCGTGGGCCGCAGCATGGACGTTTTCATTTCAAGGCTGCGCAAAATATTTAAGGACGATCCGGCGGTGAGCATTCAAACCATTCACGGCATTGGTTACAAGCTGGAAGTGGCTCCCCAAGGTCAGCCTACCGAAAAGTGA
- a CDS encoding sensor histidine kinase, giving the protein MKKRRMFSAILAGAVLAIGGLLVLQTIWFRSAYAVEEQQFDNKVNVAIRALTDDLLKAEGDSTSVIKPILKKATNAYYVDFKHALSYHVLDSLLRKNFVRHEVNLPFELTIYGMQPGSIVLGNYYSDGATSKNNATCGSRALPASTPMDFMITFPGKRADIVSGMKFWILSAIVFLVVLSLFAFLVIDLMKQKKLSEIKTDLMNNITHELQTPIANISIASEVLRTGAGRMDEQKSLHYANIIYEENRRLKFQVEQVLQAALFEKGQISLIKTEVDVHALVEEVIRNFQLRIQHRHGQLNCRLEAAKPVVLADAFHLANIFYSLLDNADKYSPDKPDIVITTTNTLSGILIAIADKGIGIRRDVQRYIFDKFYRAGTGNVHNVRGYGLGLTYVQKIVQAHQGKISLTSEPHQGSRFELYFETC; this is encoded by the coding sequence ATGAAAAAACGAAGAATGTTCAGCGCCATCCTCGCGGGCGCGGTACTCGCCATCGGCGGGCTGCTGGTGTTGCAGACCATTTGGTTTAGAAGCGCCTACGCCGTGGAGGAACAACAGTTTGACAACAAAGTGAACGTGGCCATCCGCGCCCTGACCGACGACTTGCTGAAAGCCGAAGGCGACTCCACCTCAGTGATCAAGCCCATCCTAAAGAAAGCGACCAATGCTTACTATGTTGATTTTAAACATGCGCTCTCCTACCACGTTCTGGATTCACTGCTTCGCAAAAACTTTGTCCGTCACGAGGTTAACCTCCCCTTTGAGTTGACGATCTATGGGATGCAACCGGGAAGCATTGTGCTGGGAAATTACTATTCCGACGGTGCGACCTCAAAAAATAATGCTACCTGCGGATCGCGCGCCCTGCCCGCCTCGACGCCCATGGATTTTATGATCACCTTTCCCGGAAAACGAGCCGACATTGTGAGTGGTATGAAATTTTGGATCCTGTCGGCCATTGTGTTCCTGGTCGTGCTGTCGCTTTTTGCATTTCTGGTGATCGATTTGATGAAGCAGAAGAAACTTTCAGAGATCAAAACCGATCTCATGAACAACATTACGCATGAGCTGCAAACTCCCATCGCCAACATCTCTATTGCCAGCGAGGTGCTGCGAACGGGGGCGGGAAGAATGGACGAACAGAAATCACTTCATTACGCCAACATCATCTATGAAGAAAACCGGCGTCTGAAATTCCAGGTGGAACAGGTGCTCCAGGCTGCGCTTTTCGAGAAGGGTCAGATCTCCCTCATCAAAACCGAAGTGGATGTGCACGCTCTGGTAGAAGAAGTGATCCGGAATTTTCAATTGCGCATCCAACACCGCCACGGCCAATTGAATTGTCGTTTGGAGGCTGCCAAGCCCGTCGTGCTTGCCGATGCGTTTCATTTGGCCAATATTTTTTACAGCTTGTTGGATAATGCCGACAAGTATTCACCTGACAAGCCCGACATCGTGATCACCACCACCAACACCCTCAGTGGTATTCTCATCGCCATTGCCGACAAAGGCATTGGCATCCGCCGCGATGTGCAGCGCTATATTTTCGACAAATTCTATCGCGCAGGCACAGGCAACGTGCACAACGTGCGGGGCTATGGACTGGGCTTAACCTATGTTCAAAAAATAGTGCAAGCCCACCAGGGAAAGATCTCGCTGACCAGCGAGCCGCACCAAGGAAGTCGTTTCGAATTGTATTTTGAAACCTGTTGA
- a CDS encoding YceI family protein produces MKSYRNSNVILACFVILALSSFTAGPGKSEFLMVDTKQSTVAWTGYYAFNFNEHTGTIRLTKGEIEVADNRITGGFFELDMNSIEDVDMRGESSAKDLEDHLKSDDFFSVAQYPSARFTITKTKELKDGPNFPNYEITGTLTLKGITNTLTFPATVELKDGQLQATAKLKFDRTRWNVRYNSGKIFSSIGDGAISDAIALEIHLKANGC; encoded by the coding sequence ATGAAATCCTATCGCAACAGCAACGTTATTCTCGCCTGTTTTGTCATCCTCGCCCTGAGCAGTTTCACGGCCGGGCCCGGCAAATCTGAATTTCTAATGGTCGACACCAAGCAAAGCACCGTGGCCTGGACGGGCTACTATGCTTTCAATTTCAACGAACACACCGGCACCATTCGCCTGACCAAAGGCGAGATCGAAGTGGCCGACAACCGCATCACCGGTGGGTTCTTCGAGCTCGACATGAACAGCATCGAAGACGTTGACATGCGCGGAGAGAGCAGCGCCAAAGACCTGGAAGACCATTTGAAGAGCGACGACTTTTTCTCCGTCGCCCAATATCCCTCCGCCCGGTTCACGATCACCAAAACCAAGGAACTAAAGGACGGACCCAATTTTCCCAACTATGAGATCACCGGCACGCTCACATTAAAGGGCATCACCAACACCCTCACCTTCCCTGCAACCGTCGAGCTCAAAGACGGCCAGTTGCAGGCCACCGCGAAACTCAAATTCGACCGCACGCGATGGAATGTTCGCTACAACTCCGGAAAAATTTTCTCCTCCATCGGCGACGGAGCGATTTCCGATGCCATCGCGTTGGAGATCCACTTGAAGGCAAATGGGTGTTGA
- a CDS encoding WD40/YVTN/BNR-like repeat-containing protein, translating to MKNLLFLACFLLHGHITLGQTPTLYISKDQGENWEPASDGFPAGGTVNAWTTFGNTLVAGTRAHGIYLSDRSLKWYRSPDFPKETQVNALLNYANKLLLAGTSGKGIFLSVDGGEHWHASSSGLTNVTVRCFYAARSMLLAGTDHGLFASWDEARSWKLVKGDLQINNIVSNGDRIYAATQLGLMFSADDGGSWSFVYADDAISKLWVDRDEILMMDFMGHTIHSIDQGLTWLRSDVYLPDSFTFRLTPGSAKFFVAAWQGRFKMLSGKMSFGIRCYGLPGDLPVTLLLNTSFGILASGGGDGC from the coding sequence ATGAAGAACTTACTTTTCCTGGCATGCTTCCTCCTGCATGGCCACATCACACTGGGACAAACGCCAACCCTCTATATCAGCAAAGATCAAGGTGAAAACTGGGAACCTGCAAGCGATGGATTTCCCGCGGGCGGTACCGTGAATGCCTGGACGACATTTGGCAATACATTGGTAGCCGGCACCCGAGCACACGGGATCTATTTGAGCGACCGAAGCCTGAAGTGGTATCGCAGTCCCGACTTCCCAAAAGAAACACAAGTAAATGCGTTGCTGAATTATGCGAACAAACTCCTGCTGGCCGGCACCAGTGGAAAAGGGATTTTTCTTTCGGTTGATGGTGGAGAGCATTGGCATGCCTCTTCATCGGGATTGACCAACGTGACGGTGAGATGCTTTTATGCCGCGAGAAGCATGTTACTGGCGGGTACCGATCATGGTCTGTTTGCTTCATGGGACGAAGCGCGTTCGTGGAAACTGGTGAAGGGTGATTTGCAGATCAATAACATTGTGTCGAATGGAGATCGCATCTATGCGGCCACTCAGCTCGGGCTGATGTTTTCCGCTGATGATGGTGGCTCATGGTCATTCGTTTATGCTGATGATGCTATTTCCAAACTCTGGGTGGATCGCGATGAGATCCTTATGATGGATTTTATGGGGCATACCATTCATTCGATTGATCAGGGTCTCACCTGGCTGCGGTCGGATGTCTATTTGCCGGATAGTTTTACGTTTCGGCTTACGCCGGGGAGTGCTAAATTTTTTGTTGCCGCGTGGCAGGGAAGGTTTAAGATGTTGTCGGGGAAGATGTCGTTTGGGATCCGGTGTTATGGGTTGCCGGGAGATTTGCCGGTTACATTGTTGTTGAATACTTCTTTTGGGATTTTGGCGAGTGGGGGTGGGGATGGGTGCTAG
- a CDS encoding paraquat-inducible protein A, translating into MISLQRTILIFLSGILLAIAIVSGYKVHEFSAQRAEIKKDYSILNNITYGLLSVNAWRDHIVRVVTHRIDDFEFTKPQRAAAKAEIAVALHAVINRADSMIDRKQKTIGGKLKKFAVKALVNEEKLHAKVPQFAETILSEIEKPKNKEKLKALVQSKLEEFGTITYDSAADVNRAEDILNKYGATDLASFNKNCEQKLDDLQSRTYFFTYVVLGIMIFFLMMWWVLRNQRQVHTPFFVMSVLLALIVLFVGLTSPMIEIDARIKELSFLLIGERITFHDQVIFFQSKSIVDVVRILIETGKYDSAIVGVLILLFSVVFPIAKLISTKLYLLGTERWRSNKIIHYFAFKSGKWSMADVNVVAIFMAYIGFKGILDSQLSHLNTKTDSLASISTNETTLQPGFILFVAFVLFGLMLSAILQRITTLEPKPEPTPKLGKDIRHAIA; encoded by the coding sequence ATGATATCTCTACAACGCACGATCTTAATTTTTCTCAGTGGGATATTATTGGCCATTGCCATCGTGAGCGGTTATAAAGTGCACGAATTCTCGGCGCAGCGTGCGGAAATAAAAAAAGACTACAGCATTCTCAACAACATCACCTACGGATTGTTGTCGGTCAACGCCTGGCGCGATCACATCGTACGCGTCGTCACCCATCGCATCGACGACTTTGAATTCACAAAGCCCCAGCGTGCAGCCGCCAAGGCGGAGATCGCCGTTGCACTCCACGCGGTCATCAACCGGGCGGACAGCATGATCGATCGAAAGCAAAAAACAATCGGCGGAAAACTGAAGAAATTTGCCGTGAAAGCCCTCGTAAACGAAGAGAAGCTTCACGCCAAAGTGCCACAATTTGCCGAAACGATCTTGAGTGAAATCGAGAAACCCAAGAATAAAGAAAAATTAAAAGCGCTCGTCCAAAGCAAGCTCGAAGAGTTCGGCACGATCACCTACGACAGCGCCGCCGACGTGAATCGAGCAGAAGATATTTTGAATAAATATGGTGCTACCGACCTGGCTTCCTTCAACAAAAACTGCGAACAAAAACTGGACGATTTGCAGTCGCGAACGTACTTCTTTACCTATGTGGTGTTGGGCATTATGATTTTCTTCTTAATGATGTGGTGGGTACTGCGCAACCAGCGGCAAGTGCACACACCTTTCTTTGTGATGTCGGTGTTGTTGGCGTTGATCGTGTTGTTTGTGGGGCTCACATCGCCCATGATCGAGATCGACGCGCGCATCAAAGAGCTGAGCTTTCTGTTGATCGGCGAGCGCATCACGTTTCACGACCAAGTGATCTTTTTTCAAAGCAAAAGCATTGTCGACGTGGTGCGCATCCTGATCGAGACCGGCAAATATGACTCCGCGATCGTGGGCGTACTCATCCTATTGTTCAGCGTCGTATTTCCCATCGCAAAACTCATCTCCACCAAACTTTACTTGCTGGGCACTGAACGGTGGAGGAGCAACAAGATCATTCACTATTTTGCTTTCAAATCCGGTAAATGGAGTATGGCCGATGTCAACGTGGTGGCTATCTTTATGGCGTACATCGGCTTCAAAGGCATCCTCGACAGTCAGCTCTCTCACCTCAACACGAAAACAGATTCACTCGCCAGCATCTCCACAAACGAAACAACCTTGCAACCCGGGTTTATTTTATTTGTGGCCTTTGTATTATTTGGATTGATGCTCTCGGCCATTCTACAAAGAATAACCACCCTCGAACCCAAACCCGAACCAACACCGAAACTCGGTAAGGACATTCGACACGCGATTGCGTAA
- a CDS encoding SDR family NAD(P)-dependent oxidoreductase, which translates to MKTFQNQVAIVTGAGQGIGLAICQQLAAQGASVVLNDIETSLAEDAAAAVRKEHGVCIPFGGDASNPAFIQEMVDEAVKQFGKLDIAVANAGITLFGDFFEYKPADFNKVMNVNLGGSFFLAQAATRQMKEQGSGGRVLFMSSVTGHQAHKNLAAYGMSKAALEMLAKTLVLELSPHQITVNAIAPGATATERTLNDPDYEATWSRITPMGKPATTEDIAHAALFLISPQAGHVTGQTLVVDGGWTSVSPSPY; encoded by the coding sequence ATGAAAACTTTTCAAAATCAGGTAGCCATTGTCACGGGCGCCGGGCAAGGCATCGGGTTGGCGATCTGCCAGCAACTGGCCGCACAAGGCGCGAGCGTGGTGTTGAACGACATTGAAACATCGCTCGCGGAAGATGCGGCGGCCGCCGTCCGGAAGGAACATGGCGTGTGTATCCCGTTTGGAGGCGACGCTTCCAACCCAGCCTTCATCCAGGAAATGGTGGACGAGGCCGTAAAGCAATTCGGCAAGCTCGACATCGCCGTGGCCAATGCAGGCATCACGTTGTTTGGTGATTTCTTTGAATACAAGCCCGCCGATTTCAATAAAGTAATGAACGTAAACCTGGGCGGCAGCTTCTTTCTGGCGCAGGCCGCCACGCGGCAAATGAAAGAGCAGGGTTCGGGTGGACGGGTGCTGTTCATGTCGTCGGTGACGGGTCACCAGGCGCACAAAAACTTGGCGGCTTATGGCATGAGCAAAGCTGCGCTGGAAATGTTAGCCAAGACGTTGGTGCTCGAACTATCACCGCATCAAATCACAGTGAATGCCATCGCGCCGGGTGCCACGGCCACCGAGCGCACGCTGAACGATCCCGACTATGAAGCCACCTGGTCGCGGATCACCCCCATGGGAAAACCCGCCACCACCGAAGACATCGCGCATGCCGCGCTGTTTTTGATCTCGCCGCAAGCCGGCCACGTGACGGGGCAAACGCTGGTGGTGGACGGAGGCTGGACCAGCGTGAGCCCATCGCCGTATTAA
- a CDS encoding IlvD/Edd family dehydratase, protein MKDKLRSQGWFGKTGKDGFIYRAWMKNQGIPDYEFRGKPVIGICNTWSELTPCNAHFRELAESVKRGISEAGGFPVEFPVMSLGETLIKPTAMLYRNLASMDVEESIRANPVDGVVLLCGCDKTTPSLVMGAASVNIPTLVVSGGPMLTGKFQGRDISTSDVWRFNDAVRAGEMTQEDLTVAEACMCRSRGHCAVMGTASTMACMVESLGLSLPGNAAIPAADSRRKVLAQMSGVRIVEMVKENLRMSDILTREAFENAIITNAAIGGSTNFIIHLLAIAGRMGVPLELQDFDKLSSNVPFIVNLQPSGKYFMEDLYYAGGLPPVMKELDGYLHGGCMTVNGRTIKENYNTAETYNREVIATVEKPFNPLSGVAILRGNLCENGAVIKPSAASPHLLKHKGKAVVFEDIEDYKNRIDDPALALDENSVLVLKNVGPIGYPGMPEVGNMAMPKKILAKGIHDMVRISDGRMSGTGFGTVILHASPEAALGGNFAVIQNGDVISLDVANRSLILEVSDEELARRKKAWKPIHKKYDRGYVSLYQKHVQQAHLGADMDYLVGGSGSEVTRDSH, encoded by the coding sequence ATGAAAGATAAACTTCGCAGCCAAGGCTGGTTTGGCAAGACCGGAAAAGACGGATTCATTTACCGCGCCTGGATGAAAAATCAGGGTATACCGGACTATGAATTCAGGGGTAAGCCCGTCATTGGGATTTGCAACACGTGGTCGGAGCTCACGCCCTGCAACGCCCACTTCCGCGAACTGGCCGAATCGGTGAAGCGCGGCATCTCCGAAGCCGGCGGTTTCCCTGTGGAGTTTCCCGTGATGTCGCTGGGCGAAACGCTGATCAAGCCAACGGCCATGCTATACCGCAACCTGGCCAGCATGGATGTGGAAGAATCTATCCGCGCCAACCCGGTCGACGGCGTGGTGCTGCTTTGCGGCTGCGACAAAACAACGCCTTCGCTAGTGATGGGCGCTGCGAGCGTGAACATTCCTACGCTGGTGGTTTCCGGAGGTCCGATGCTCACGGGAAAATTTCAAGGCCGCGACATCAGCACCAGCGACGTGTGGCGCTTCAACGACGCCGTGCGCGCCGGCGAAATGACACAAGAAGACCTCACCGTGGCCGAAGCCTGCATGTGCCGCAGCCGCGGACATTGCGCCGTGATGGGAACGGCTTCGACGATGGCCTGCATGGTCGAATCGCTTGGACTTTCATTGCCGGGCAACGCCGCGATCCCCGCTGCCGATTCGCGCCGCAAGGTGCTGGCACAAATGTCGGGTGTGCGCATCGTGGAAATGGTGAAAGAAAATTTACGGATGTCCGACATCCTGACGCGCGAAGCGTTTGAGAATGCGATCATCACCAACGCGGCCATTGGCGGCTCCACCAATTTTATTATCCACTTGCTGGCCATCGCCGGCCGGATGGGCGTGCCGTTGGAGCTACAGGATTTCGACAAGCTCTCCAGCAACGTGCCCTTCATCGTGAACCTGCAGCCTTCCGGAAAATATTTTATGGAAGATCTTTACTACGCGGGGGGATTGCCACCGGTGATGAAAGAACTGGACGGCTATCTGCACGGCGGCTGCATGACGGTGAACGGCAGAACCATCAAAGAAAATTACAACACCGCCGAAACCTACAACCGCGAAGTGATCGCCACGGTAGAAAAACCTTTCAATCCATTGTCGGGTGTGGCCATATTGCGAGGCAATCTCTGTGAGAACGGTGCGGTGATTAAGCCCTCGGCCGCCAGTCCGCACTTGCTCAAGCACAAAGGCAAGGCCGTGGTGTTTGAGGATATCGAAGACTATAAAAATCGCATCGACGATCCTGCGCTGGCCCTGGACGAAAACAGTGTATTGGTGCTGAAGAACGTGGGCCCCATCGGCTACCCCGGCATGCCCGAGGTGGGCAATATGGCGATGCCCAAAAAGATCCTGGCCAAAGGCATCCACGACATGGTGCGGATCTCGGATGGACGCATGAGCGGCACGGGCTTCGGAACGGTGATCCTACACGCATCGCCTGAGGCAGCACTCGGCGGAAATTTTGCCGTCATCCAGAACGGCGACGTCATCAGCCTGGATGTGGCCAACCGCTCGCTCATCCTGGAAGTTTCGGACGAAGAACTGGCGCGACGCAAAAAAGCGTGGAAGCCCATTCACAAAAAATATGATCGCGGCTATGTGAGCCTCTATCAGAAACACGTGCAGCAAGCGCACCTCGGCGCCGACATGGACTATCTGGTGGGCGGCTCCGGCAGCGAAGTGACACGCGACTCGCATTGA
- a CDS encoding YdeI/OmpD-associated family protein, which translates to MAVKYSTVIQKFDKKGEKTGWSYIEITAAQAAKLKPGQKVSFRVKGTLDEYAFEKVALLPMGDGDFIMPLNQTMRKAIGKGHGDKLKVTLEVDERQLQLSRDLMACLAEDPEAMKFFKSLPKSHQQYFSKWIEGAKTAGTKTRRIVTVITAFGKKQSYSQMMRTYRDNDF; encoded by the coding sequence ATGGCCGTAAAGTATTCGACCGTCATTCAAAAGTTCGATAAGAAAGGGGAGAAGACCGGGTGGTCTTATATTGAGATCACGGCAGCCCAGGCCGCCAAGCTCAAACCTGGCCAGAAGGTGTCGTTCCGGGTGAAGGGAACTTTGGATGAATATGCCTTCGAAAAAGTGGCGCTGTTGCCGATGGGCGATGGCGATTTCATTATGCCCTTAAACCAAACCATGCGCAAAGCCATCGGCAAGGGGCACGGCGATAAATTAAAGGTGACGCTGGAGGTGGATGAGCGCCAGTTGCAGCTGTCGCGCGACCTCATGGCATGTCTGGCAGAAGATCCGGAGGCCATGAAGTTTTTTAAATCGCTCCCCAAATCGCACCAACAATATTTCAGCAAGTGGATCGAAGGCGCCAAGACCGCAGGCACCAAAACGCGCCGCATCGTCACGGTCATTACGGCGTTTGGTAAGAAGCAGAGCTATTCGCAAATGATGCGTACCTATAGAGACAACGACTTTTGA
- a CDS encoding MarR family winged helix-turn-helix transcriptional regulator: protein MSLEQDIKQEKFQNEYEKMVVNILYTSSWLYNINSSRFKQHGITPEQFNVLRILRGSNPKPMMLADITCRMIDKNSNATRLVEKLRQKGLLRREICENNRRQVDISITEKGLEVLKRIDRETETWLEPFKVLTKPEAQELNRMLDRLRE from the coding sequence ATGTCATTGGAACAAGATATCAAACAGGAGAAATTCCAGAACGAATACGAGAAGATGGTGGTGAACATCTTGTACACCAGCAGCTGGCTCTATAATATCAATTCGTCCCGGTTCAAGCAGCACGGCATCACCCCCGAACAATTTAACGTATTGCGCATTTTAAGAGGAAGCAATCCCAAACCGATGATGCTGGCCGACATTACCTGCCGCATGATCGATAAAAACAGCAACGCTACCCGCCTGGTAGAAAAGCTGCGTCAAAAAGGATTATTGCGCCGGGAGATCTGCGAAAACAATCGCCGCCAGGTGGATATTTCGATCACCGAAAAAGGCCTTGAAGTACTCAAAAGGATCGACCGTGAAACAGAAACTTGGCTGGAGCCTTTCAAAGTGTTGACCAAGCCCGAAGCGCAGGAATTGAACCGCATGCTCGACCGGTTGAGGGAGTAG
- a CDS encoding pirin family protein: MKTEIHNANTRGHANHGWLDSHHSFSFANYYNPERIHFGVLRVLNDDIVKGGNGFGAHPHDNMEIVSIPLKGALEHKDNTGRHEIIKTNDVQIMSAGSGITHSEYNASKTDAVNFLQIWVFPKVKNIAPRYEQKTFDPTARENKFQVVVSPEQTGDGVYINQDAWFSLGTLKKDFTTSYDIKRQGNGVYVFVLSGEVTVNGQKLNTRDGLGVSETESLSITANTDAEVLLIDVPMM; this comes from the coding sequence ATGAAAACCGAAATCCATAATGCCAACACCCGCGGACACGCCAATCACGGCTGGCTTGATTCGCATCACTCTTTCAGCTTTGCCAACTACTATAATCCCGAACGCATACACTTTGGTGTCTTGCGGGTATTGAACGACGATATCGTGAAAGGAGGCAACGGCTTTGGTGCCCATCCTCACGACAACATGGAGATTGTTTCCATTCCCCTGAAAGGTGCGCTGGAGCACAAGGACAACACGGGCCGTCACGAGATCATCAAAACCAACGATGTGCAGATCATGAGCGCAGGTTCAGGCATCACACACTCGGAGTACAACGCTTCGAAAACCGACGCGGTAAACTTCCTGCAGATCTGGGTGTTCCCCAAGGTGAAAAACATTGCCCCGCGCTACGAACAAAAGACGTTTGATCCCACCGCACGGGAAAACAAATTCCAGGTGGTGGTTTCGCCCGAACAAACCGGCGACGGCGTCTACATCAATCAAGACGCGTGGTTCTCGCTGGGCACGTTGAAAAAAGATTTCACAACGTCCTACGACATCAAGCGTCAAGGCAATGGGGTCTATGTTTTTGTTCTCTCCGGTGAAGTTACCGTGAACGGACAAAAGCTGAACACCCGCGATGGCCTCGGCGTATCCGAAACCGAATCGCTTTCCATCACGGCCAACACCGACGCAGAAGTGCTGCTGATCGATGTGCCCATGATGTGA
- a CDS encoding pirin family protein produces MKNRTVSRILYAQQVDMGGMPIRQPFPTQHVEQIDPFLLLHHADIKVPEHLDPDDAGVGPHPHRGFSPVTFIFKGGVHHRDSRGNDNVVYAGGAQWMNAGMGAVHSERPPHDIHEIGGRQEIIQLWINSPARHKMDQPAYYSAKKEEVPTYRTDDGKVTVNVFSGNLLGVKGPIPSNTEVNASTLEVKKGGKISIALPANHSAFLYLLDGKLTLEGFGLVEGLNAVMLNSDGEGVTLEGLEDTRVLLMSGEPLDEKVVSYGPFVMNTQTEIMEAMRDYQKGKMGILIEE; encoded by the coding sequence ATGAAAAACAGAACCGTATCCCGGATATTATATGCACAACAGGTCGACATGGGCGGCATGCCCATCCGTCAACCGTTCCCCACACAACACGTGGAGCAGATCGATCCTTTCCTGTTGTTGCATCATGCCGATATTAAAGTGCCGGAGCACCTGGATCCCGACGACGCCGGTGTGGGCCCTCACCCCCACCGTGGTTTTTCGCCGGTCACGTTCATCTTCAAAGGTGGCGTGCACCATCGCGATAGCCGCGGCAACGACAACGTTGTGTATGCCGGTGGCGCACAGTGGATGAACGCCGGTATGGGTGCCGTGCACAGCGAACGCCCTCCACACGACATTCATGAGATCGGCGGCCGCCAGGAGATCATCCAGTTGTGGATCAACTCGCCGGCGCGGCATAAAATGGATCAGCCCGCCTACTATTCGGCGAAAAAAGAAGAAGTGCCCACCTATCGCACCGACGATGGAAAAGTTACCGTGAATGTCTTTTCCGGAAATCTATTGGGCGTGAAAGGGCCCATTCCTTCGAATACCGAGGTGAATGCCTCCACGCTCGAAGTAAAAAAAGGTGGAAAGATATCGATCGCGTTGCCGGCAAATCACAGCGCCTTCTTATACTTGCTGGACGGAAAACTTACCCTGGAAGGCTTCGGCCTCGTGGAAGGACTCAACGCCGTGATGCTGAACAGCGACGGCGAGGGCGTCACCCTCGAAGGTTTGGAAGATACGCGCGTGTTGCTGATGAGCGGTGAGCCCCTGGATGAAAAAGTGGTGTCGTATGGTCCGTTTGTGATGAACACCCAAACGGAAATCATGGAAGCGATGCGCGACTATCAAAAAGGAAAAATGGGTATCTTGATCGAAGAGTAA